The Longimicrobiaceae bacterium sequence TGGCGCAGCGCCCCGGCCGGGCGGCGGCGAGGTCGTCCAGATCCACGGGGGCGGGGCGGAGGCCGATCCGGACCGCGCCGTGGTCGGGCCACGCCAGGGTGTCGACCGTCGCGTAGCCCACCTGCTCCACCACCAGCCGGTGCCGTCCCGCCGGGACGCCGGTGAACTCGAAGCCGCCCGCGGCGGACGCGATCACCCGCCGGTCCAGCCCGGGGAGCTCCACGACGGCGAAGGGGAGCGGCTCGCCGGAGTCGGCGGCGCGGACGGTGCCGCGGAGGGTGGGGCCCGCGTCCTGTGCGGCCCCGGGGAGCGGCACCGCAGAGAGGAGCGCGGCAAGGAGGAGCGTCGCCCCGCGTGGAGTGGTGTTCATGGGTCGGCCGCGTGGCGGTGCCGGGGTACGACGGGCGTGGAGTCGGCCGAAGATGGGCGTGGGAAACTTCGCGGGTCCGGCGCGGCGGCGCAACGGTGGCCGCGCGGGGTAGGCGTTCCGGGGAACGGAGGGGACGATGAAGCACGGGATGACGAGCTCGGGGGTGCGGCTGCACTACGTGGAGGCGGGGGAGGGGCCGCTGGTGCTTCTCCTGCACGGCTTCCCGGAGTTCTGGTACGGGTGGCGGCACCAGATCCCGGCGCTCGCGGCGGCGGGGTTCCGCGTGGTCGCGCCGGACATGCGCGGCTACAACCTTTCGGACAAGCCGGAGGGGGTGGAGGCGTACCGGGTGGAGCGGCTGGTGGAGGACGCCGCGGAGCTGATCCGCCACGCCGGGGAGGCGCGGGCGCACCTGGTGGGGCACGACTGGGGCGGGGTGGTGGGCTGGTACTTCGCCATGCTCCGCCCGGAGCTGCTGGACCGCATGGCGATCCTCAACGCGCCGCACCCGGCCGCCTTCGCCCGGGAGATCGTCAAGCCGGACCAGATGCTCCGCTCCGCGTACGCCGGGTTCTTCCAGCTCCCGGCCCTCCCCGAGGCCGCCCTGCGTGCCGGCGACTTCGCCCTGCTGGAGCGGGTCTTCCGCACCGAGCCGGTGCGGCCCGGCGCCTTCACCGACGCGGACCTGGAGCTGTACCGGGAAGCGTTCTCGCAGCCGGGGGCGCTCACCGCGTCGCTCGACTACTACCGCGCCTTCGCCCGCTTCGAGCGGCCGGAGGTGCGCCCCGTCGCCGCGCCCACGCTCCTCGTCTGGGGGGAAAAGGATCCCCACCTCGTGGTCCGACTCACGGAGGGGCTGGAGAAGTGGGTCCACGACCTCCGCGTGGAGCGCTTCCCCGAGGCCAGCCACTGGGTCGCCGCCGACGAGCCGGAGCGGGTGAACCGGCTGCTGATCGACTTTCTCCGCGGCGGGTGACGGTGTAGCTTCCCGGCGCAGGCCGTCCCGGTCCACGCCCGCCGCCCCGGAGGATGAAGAGAGAGCTGTCCCGCAAGGCGTTTCACCTCGC is a genomic window containing:
- a CDS encoding alpha/beta fold hydrolase, coding for MKHGMTSSGVRLHYVEAGEGPLVLLLHGFPEFWYGWRHQIPALAAAGFRVVAPDMRGYNLSDKPEGVEAYRVERLVEDAAELIRHAGEARAHLVGHDWGGVVGWYFAMLRPELLDRMAILNAPHPAAFAREIVKPDQMLRSAYAGFFQLPALPEAALRAGDFALLERVFRTEPVRPGAFTDADLELYREAFSQPGALTASLDYYRAFARFERPEVRPVAAPTLLVWGEKDPHLVVRLTEGLEKWVHDLRVERFPEASHWVAADEPERVNRLLIDFLRGG